In the genome of Paenarthrobacter ilicis, the window TAACACCCTGATAACGGCCCTCCCCACAGCGCTGACAGGGGGCTAGATTGATAGTGGAGTGCTGCCAACCAGTGGCTCTGGGACTTAGTGAGCGAAGTGATGAGCGGATGATCGTTTTGATCGTTACGGTGTGAGCAGTGCTGAACGGTGGCCGGGGCGTCGAGACCCCGGGATTTCCGATAGGACTACCCTCCAAAATCCCCGGGAATTCAAGGAAAGAGGTGCCCTCAGGCCTGCGAGGGGCTACCTGCCCCAAGGGGCTCTTGAAGGCCCCGGCAGAGCACTTCTACAGATCACGCTTTGACAAATGTTGATTGAAACTGCCGCGAAATATTGATTTTCAATCATTCGTGGTGAATTATGTCACAGAAGGTTGGTGCTGCCAGAGTGCCGGCCCAGACTGTCTGACTGAACGGTTTTGCCGCAACAGTCGACATTACGAGTCACTGGAGGGTTTGGAAATGAACGTTCAGCACCAGTCCGTTGGTCGCCGTGGATTCCTGCGTGGAGCGCTCGCAGCAGCTGTCCTTGTTCCCATGGGAGGCTCAATCGCTTCCTGTGCAGCAGGTGGCGGTGGGGGAACCAACGCCGGTCCAACCGGAACAGTCTCCGACGCGAACCCGTTCGGCATGGCTGACAAAGCCACCTTGGACGCCGTCATCTTCAAGGGTGGCTACGGGATCGATTACGTCGAGTTCGCAGGCAAGATTTTTGAAAAGAACCACTCGGGTTCAACCGCCAAGATTGCACCGTCCACGGACATTGCCCAGGAGCTGCAGCCGCGCTTCGTCGGTGGCAACCCGCCGGACCTGATCGACAACTCCGGCGCCAAGTCAATCGGTTTCAGCACCATCCTTGCCCAGCTCGAGGACCTCAACAGCGTTGTGGAGGCCAAGAACCTTGAGGGCAAGGTCATCAAGGACACCCTGTACACCGGCGTACTGGCTCCCGGCACTTTTGACGGCAAGCTCGCCGCCCTGAACTACGTACTGACCGTTTACGCCGTGTGGTACTCCGATGCCCTGCTCAAGGAAAACGGCTGGACCGTTCCCAAGACGTGGGATGAGATGTATGCGTTGGGCGAGCAAGCCAAGGCAAAGGGCAAGTACCTCTTTGTCTGGGGCAAGGAAGCTGCAACCTATTACCAGGAACTGGCCATCGCCTCCGCCATCAAGGAAGGTGGGGATGACGTCCGCCTGGCGCTGGAGAACCTCAAGGCTGATTGCTGGTCCCACCCGGCCATCCAGTCGGTGTTTGCTGCCTTGGACAAGATCGTCAAGGCCGGCTTCTTCAAGCCGGGCGGTTCGGGAACGCAGTTCACGGCTGCGCAGGCCCAGTGGAGCAATGCGCAGGAAGCCGTGTTCTACCCGTCCGGTTCCTGGATCGAAAACGAGATGAAGGACCAGACCAAGGCAGGCTTCAACATGATGGGCGCCCCGGCGCCGTCGGTGAGCGCCAGCCCCAAGATGCCGCAGACCGCACTGCACAGCGCAGCTGGCGAACCGTTCATCATCCCGTCCCAGGGAAAGAACGTGGCCGGTGGCAAGGAACTGCTGCGCACCATGCTCTCCAAGGAAGCAGCCACCAACTTCGCCAAGACCAAGCTTGCTCCCACGATCGTCAAGGACACCGTTCCTGCAGACGGCTTCGGCTCCACCGCGCTGGTGTCACAGACCAAGATGCTCAGCGACGCCGGCGAGAACATCTACACCTGGAACTTCATTGATCTCTACGGGACCAACAAGGACCAGCTGGTTGTCTGGAACACCTTCCTGGACGGAAAGTCGGACGTGGCAACCCTGACGTCCGCACTGCAGAACATCACCGACAAGGTCCGCAACGACAGCTCGGTTAAAAAGATCGAAGTGAAGTGACCGCAGTGGAAACCCAGCAGGGCCGGAACGACGACGGTGCTGCCGCCGTCG includes:
- the ngcE gene encoding N-acetylglucosamine/diacetylchitobiose ABC transporter substrate-binding protein, whose product is MNVQHQSVGRRGFLRGALAAAVLVPMGGSIASCAAGGGGGTNAGPTGTVSDANPFGMADKATLDAVIFKGGYGIDYVEFAGKIFEKNHSGSTAKIAPSTDIAQELQPRFVGGNPPDLIDNSGAKSIGFSTILAQLEDLNSVVEAKNLEGKVIKDTLYTGVLAPGTFDGKLAALNYVLTVYAVWYSDALLKENGWTVPKTWDEMYALGEQAKAKGKYLFVWGKEAATYYQELAIASAIKEGGDDVRLALENLKADCWSHPAIQSVFAALDKIVKAGFFKPGGSGTQFTAAQAQWSNAQEAVFYPSGSWIENEMKDQTKAGFNMMGAPAPSVSASPKMPQTALHSAAGEPFIIPSQGKNVAGGKELLRTMLSKEAATNFAKTKLAPTIVKDTVPADGFGSTALVSQTKMLSDAGENIYTWNFIDLYGTNKDQLVVWNTFLDGKSDVATLTSALQNITDKVRNDSSVKKIEVK